DNA from Methanobrevibacter sp.:
TTACAACTACCTTGTCTCCTGGCTTGAATGTTCCTGTAAAGTCCCTTACAACTTCCCCTACTGCTTCATGGATAAGCGCCATCGGCAATTTCTGCTTTAATATTTCAGGAGCCCTGTTTCCCCTGAAGTATCTTTGATCAGCCTGACAGATTGACATGTAGGTTGGCCTGATTACCACATCGTCGTCAAGGTCAACTTCTATGAATGTCTCCTCTATTATTCCAGGGGATGTCAATCTATAAACTGAATTTATCATTTTGCAACTACTCCTTTAAGATGAAATTGGCAACTTTCAGGTCATACGGATATGTTATTTTGATGTTTGAGACTTCACCTTCAACGATTGCAACCGGCTCGTTGTTTAAAGTGAATATCTTGCAGGCATCTGTCAATGTTTCCCTTTGATTTTCATCCAGCTTAGCGTACAGTTCCTCAAGCCTTTCCAGCTTGAATGACTGTGGTGTCTGGCCCTGATAGAGCTCTGCCCTGTTTGGGATTTCATCCACAAAATCCCCTTCCACGCTTCTTACGATGGTATCTGTAGCCGGAACTATGGTGTTGCAGGCCCCATGCTCCATTGTTGCCTGAATGTTCTCTTCGATTATTCTGTGAGTTACGAAAGGCCTTACCGCATCATGGGTTACGATGATGTTGTCTGGAGAATCGTGATTTTCCTTGATGTAGTCCATAGCATTCTTTACAGTGTCAATCCTTAGGTTTCCGCTTTCGATTACTGTAATCTTTTCATCTGGAATGTATCTGTTTATCAGGTCTTTTGTATGGCTGATCCATTCCTTTGGTGTCAGGACAATGATTTCATCAAACTTGTCGTTTAAGGCAAATTTCTCAATTGTGTGAATCAGTATAGGCTTTTCGCCCAATGTCAAAAACTGTTTCGGTTTTTCTGTAACTCCCATACGAGATCCAGAACCGCCTGCTAAAATAGTTGCAAAAATCATGTTAATTCCTCTAGATATTATTTAGTCCGACAGTTTATTTATAATGTTTGGTGATTTATATGATCAATTAAACTGATATCTGGTTTCGAACTATTTAGGATAAAATAAGGTTTTGTTGATTATATTTGATTAGTTGGAGAAACAGGTTTGAGGAGTTAGTTTAATCTATCATATCTTTAGGATTTCATCTGTTGATAAGCCAGTTATTTCGGAAATTTCCCCAACAGGATAATCCCTTGCCAGCATTCTTTTGGCAACCTGCACCAGATAGTTCTTTTGACCTTGTTTTTCACTTTTTTTTAGACCTGCTATTAGACCTTTCTCATAAGCTTCCTCAATTAAGGTAGGACCCATACTAAACACCTCTTTAAATTTATTATAATTCAAACATTGAAGACTGTAAACCTCTTGATATTACTAGTGTCTTGAAAAACACATAAAAACATTTGGTTACCAATAAAATCAATTTTAAAGAATGAAAACAATATTTCAAAATGAAAGCAGTGATTAAAAGTTTTAAAAAAAATAGCAAACGAATTATTTACTATTTTTCAAACTAAAAATCTCATCTACAGACAAACCAGACATTTCAGAAATGTCATCAATTGGATAACCTTTATCCAACATTTTTTCAACCATTTTAAGTATACCTATTTCAATACCTTCCTCCAATATAGATGGACCCATATTAAACACCTCTTTTAATTCTCCTTCAAGTTCTCGCTTTGCTAACCTTCTATACTGCATTTCCATTATATATTTAATATCTTTAATTATAACAATATTTAATGTTTTTACATTGTTCAAAATTGTTATTGCCCTTATGAAAATCTCTTCAAACGACTGATCAAAAGAAGTATAACCAATTAATGACAATTTAACAATTTCCGGATTTTCCAAATCAATACCGTTTTCCATCTTATATTCCAACACATCCAATAAACTGCCTCCGTCAATTTCTTTCAAGGCTATAACCTCAAAGGGATAATCGAATTTTCCCGCAATTGACAGGTATTTTGTAGTGGACTTCTTTACCTTGGTGGAAATAACATAGGATTCAATTGCCCCCTCGTATTTTAACGAAGAGAAATAGGCATATTCAAAAAACCTGCGCAATACTGACTTGTCCAATGAAGTACTTTGAAACTCGATATTTAACAGAATGCCTTCTTCTGTTTCTATTAAAACATCCATTCTCAAAGTATGTTTCCCATAAGCTATTATTTCCGTGTTTAAGGTTTGCTTGAATGTGTATTCAATGTCAAAAGCCTTTAAGAAATCTGGAGAAAAATAATCAAACAGAAATTTTTGAGTCTTGTCATGAAAAAATTTCACCTCTTTCTCAACAGGCTTTTCCTCATCATGTGTTTTTTCGTTGCACATAGATTAAGATAGTTAAAAAACCTATAAAAATCTTCTGTTGACAATTTAAACAATTTTAAACTGTTGAATAAATATTTCAAGGTCAAAGCAATATTGATAAATGATAAAATTATTCCTTGTTTTTTAAATTTAAAATGTCCTGTTTGGACAGTTGAGTGATTTCAGAAATTTCCCCAATAGGATATTCCTTTGCCAACATTCTTTTGGCAACTTTCACCAGATAGTTCTTTTCACCTATTTCAATACCTTCCTCCAATAACGACGGACCCAAACCAAACACCCCCTTCAATTTATCATCGTAATCAAAATATCCTATATCTATTAGTGTCTTGAAAAAGCCATAAAAACCTTTTGTTGTTGATTAAAGCAATTTTAAAAAGTGAAAACAATATTTCGAAGTGAAAGAAAAAAAAAGAAAAAATTAGGGATGGCAAACACTGCACGGAGTGTAACCTGAGTTAACCGCCGCATCCCTGCTGGAAAAAGTTATTTTATTGCTTCCGCTGATCTTTTTAGCCCATTGACAGTTAGGAGTATGGAACTTGTCTGAATTGGAACTTGCAACATAAGTTGCTGAAGACTCCTGCTGAGGCTCATCAGCAGTAGAATTGAAGGTCTCGGTCTGGTTGAAAATTACTGAATTATTGTCAAAAACAACAATCTCAATATGATCAATATCCTTTTCAGCATCCAAAGTGCAGTTCAAGGAAATTTCACACTTGTCAGCAACCGCCAAATCCTGAGTAGTGTTCTTTACCAAAGTGTCCCCCTCATAGAAATAAGCAACAACCTTACAGTCATCGTTGGAAACACCATACAGGTCAAAAACTGCAGTATAGACGAACTCGCTGGAAGTCTTTTCAATGTCAGTGCTGACATCATCGATTCTTATGTTGTCTGCAGCAATTACTGTTCCAATAGCTAAAATGAAAATAAGCAATGCAAAGAAAATTTTTTTATTCATAATGATATATTGTGTGTTTAAAATTATTAAATGTTATTGGGCTGAAAATCGATTCAAACCCAAAATTTCTCAGTTGGCTTGTTCAAATCAACATTCAAACAATCATCGCCAATCATTTCATAAATCTTGCCAGCAAAATAAATATCATGCAAACTTATTCCAATATTATAAACGATTATCCTTTCTTTATCGTTTTTTCTTCCTTTTGCTCTTCCATTTATGATTTTAACCTCTCTTTAAAGTAATAATCTTCAAATTCTTCCTTGTTATCAATTTCTAAATCGGCAAGACTAAAAAAATTAGAGTTTTCGGAAACATCAACATACCAATTCCAAATTTTAAGAATGTTTGGCATTTCAACATCGTATAATTTGCCAATATCCAGAATAATCTTCAATCCATAAGCAAAATCTGATGTGAAATACCTGGATGAAAAATCTGGAACCCACTTGTCATTATCTTTCTTCATTGGTGAGGTCAATCCTTTAAAAGCTTCAATACTTGTAATCTTTTCTGTCATTGCAGGTACTGTAAAGCTTTCATAATGATTTTTAAGAGAAATAACTTCATTTAAATTGAATTTATCCATTTTTCCGCAAAGCTTTTGAAGTTCACTATCGCATTTAATCAGCATATCTGAAGAATCGTCGGTCCATTCCTCATAGAACAAAATATTCCTATCAAACTCCATACTGTCCTTAAACATTGAATATATCCTGGATGTATGTAAAATCGGATTTGATGGAGTTAAGGTGATATTTAAATAATTATCAATTATTCTGCAGGACATATCAAACATTTCTTCCAAATTTTTCCTGACAAATTCTTCATGTCCTTGAGGAAATGTTGCAATATCAATCTTATCTTTCCTTCCTAACATATAAACGGATTTTCCATATTCCTTTAATCTGGCTATTGAATGGACTCTTTGAAGACCGAAAAGAATGGCCCCTTTCTTGATTAAATCCTTAAACTGAAATTCGGCCCCTCCAGCACCTGGAACAACACCAACATGCATGCCTTCATGAATATGTGGAAGCAATAGACTTGACAATTCCTTAAATAAAGAAGAAGGATATGTGATGAAAACAAAATCTGTGTTTTCTAAAGCTGTTTCAATATCGTTGGATACTTCCAGGCCATCTGATTTAAACAGAAATTGTCCATTGTTATTATAGACTTCCAATTGTGAATCCCATTTCTCTGGACTGGAAGTATAAATGCATACTTCATAATCTTTAAATAACAATTCCGCAGCCATCAATGTCCCTATATTGCCTCCGCCAATGATTGTAACCTTCATCTAATCATCCAAAATATCCTTTAATGCATTTACTAATTTTTCATTGTCTTCCTTTGTTCTGACAGCCAATCTAATGAAAGATCTTCCGTCAAAACCGTTTTTATTGGATAAATCCTTTATATAAATATCATGATCATTTAACAGTATGGATGCAAGCTCTCTGCTTGTAATGTCTCCCTTAACTTCACACATGAAGTAATTGGCCTGAGACGGAAAAACCTCCAAATTGTTTATTGAACTTAAACCTTCCTCAAAAATGTTTCTTGTTTGTTTAAATGATTCCAATCCCTTTTCATAATCTGCCTTATACTTGTCGAATATTTGCAGATAGAATTCTGCAAATGAATTGATGTTCCAGATAGAAACGTCTTTTTTCATGTTCTCGATTAAATCCTTGTCATTGGATACTGCAATACCCAGCCTTAAACCCGGAACTCCAAATGATTTTGATATGCTTTTAACGATAATCAATTCAGGATATTTCTCCAAAATCTCCTTTTTAATGAATGTTGGATCTTCTTCAATATCTGAAAAATCAATGAATGATTCGTCAACAACCAAGCGAATACTATGCTCCTTACACCACTCTGCAAGTTTCAAAACATTCTCTTTTGAAATGTAGTTGCCTGAAGGATTGTCAGGATTTATAAGAACAAGCATGTCAATGTTTTTATCTTCAAAAAAGCCGATTATATCACTAAAATCGTATTTGAAGTCTTTAGGATAAAACCTAACAATATTTTCTTCATCTAACCTGTTAGGATACTCTTCAAAAGTAGGGGCAATGACTCCTAGCTTCTCATCTCCCAAAACATTTTCCATTAATGATTTTATTAGCTCAGCAGCACCATTTCCAACACATAGCTGATCTGAATCAACATCAAAATAATTGGCGGCAAGCAAGCTATTTATTTCCATCCCGGAAGGATAGTTTTCAAGCAAAGTTTCGAAATTGGACTTTATCTCATCAGTCAGGGATTTGGGAGGATAATATGGATTTACCAAATAACAGTAGTCCAGCAATTTAGGATATCTCCAATAACCTCCATATCTGCGGTTGAACTTATCCAATTTCTCTTCAGGCTTTGAAAAAATAGATTCCGCAATATTCAAATCCTGAACATTGTCTATTTC
Protein-coding regions in this window:
- a CDS encoding 2-C-methyl-D-erythritol 4-phosphate cytidylyltransferase, translating into MIFATILAGGSGSRMGVTEKPKQFLTLGEKPILIHTIEKFALNDKFDEIIVLTPKEWISHTKDLINRYIPDEKITVIESGNLRIDTVKNAMDYIKENHDSPDNIIVTHDAVRPFVTHRIIEENIQATMEHGACNTIVPATDTIVRSVEGDFVDEIPNRAELYQGQTPQSFKLERLEELYAKLDENQRETLTDACKIFTLNNEPVAIVEGEVSNIKITYPYDLKVANFILKE
- a CDS encoding NAD/NADP-dependent octopine/nopaline dehydrogenase family protein, whose translation is MKVTIIGGGNIGTLMAAELLFKDYEVCIYTSSPEKWDSQLEVYNNNGQFLFKSDGLEVSNDIETALENTDFVFITYPSSLFKELSSLLLPHIHEGMHVGVVPGAGGAEFQFKDLIKKGAILFGLQRVHSIARLKEYGKSVYMLGRKDKIDIATFPQGHEEFVRKNLEEMFDMSCRIIDNYLNITLTPSNPILHTSRIYSMFKDSMEFDRNILFYEEWTDDSSDMLIKCDSELQKLCGKMDKFNLNEVISLKNHYESFTVPAMTEKITSIEAFKGLTSPMKKDNDKWVPDFSSRYFTSDFAYGLKIILDIGKLYDVEMPNILKIWNWYVDVSENSNFFSLADLEIDNKEEFEDYYFKERLKS
- a CDS encoding aminotransferase class I/II-fold pyridoxal phosphate-dependent enzyme; its protein translation is MQAIILAAGMGKRLKELTSDVTKCMVKVNEKTMIERMLGQLDELNLDRIVMVVGYHAEKLENYVNSLDVKTPIEYVLNDVYYKTNNIYSLYLARDYLVKENTLILESDLIFDDGILEDLVNDEYPDLALVAKFESWMDGTVVTIDENNNNIINFIDKQNFSFEDIPNYYKTVNIYKFSKEFSQNYYVPFLEAYIKALGENEYYEQVLKVISNLKNPSLKVKKLEDKNWYEIDNVQDLNIAESIFSKPEEKLDKFNRRYGGYWRYPKLLDYCYLVNPYYPPKSLTDEIKSNFETLLENYPSGMEINSLLAANYFDVDSDQLCVGNGAAELIKSLMENVLGDEKLGVIAPTFEEYPNRLDEENIVRFYPKDFKYDFSDIIGFFEDKNIDMLVLINPDNPSGNYISKENVLKLAEWCKEHSIRLVVDESFIDFSDIEEDPTFIKKEILEKYPELIIVKSISKSFGVPGLRLGIAVSNDKDLIENMKKDVSIWNINSFAEFYLQIFDKYKADYEKGLESFKQTRNIFEEGLSSINNLEVFPSQANYFMCEVKGDITSRELASILLNDHDIYIKDLSNKNGFDGRSFIRLAVRTKEDNEKLVNALKDILDD